In Mytilus edulis chromosome 6, xbMytEdul2.2, whole genome shotgun sequence, the following proteins share a genomic window:
- the LOC139528764 gene encoding uncharacterized protein: protein MTQEEANSFRDDEFHLPTLPSEDWEMNVFLNELADDLTKEDLKKMKYLLTGLNGTGKRVLEVINDGLDLFEHLKQKQILTRDNVICLQAMLWHTKRKDLHNKFVQFARKRGNIVHFYAPNDKPENGYEYVKFHIGGKEKLDRNKLEELRMLVSRVICVPLSFIIVSGIEATNSILITFMVPEGYANVLSDLVDKEKDYLGCKGVDAIWYNGCLINCIDVKCPDENEEIDKDAEVKILLDQKSKLNKNVEDLQIEVLKLQQKLRGCQKREGDTQKNAQTRIATIAGVLVQQFVGAVHTPEKMSLENMALKNATKQMSHTLKKMEGLGYDTELIQYLLDANTIVTRTKIGSDDALVSTIQQHEITRLQNDLCVLQYERDKLAYLLEVGISEPVLTRNESYLLHFLTSLVPMQVTETVKVSVSQTKEMNIDILQNILTGIFKTWQDTLSKEEKVILCNKFLPSSDSRKAFKESKLLLLEYLWLNYAKSNGLQSANFHLWMVNILATIKRMDLCESWISKASVFIKAFTNGENQEDDDVTSLNSTSKVEKKSSKKSQHPSNGKKGKPSKQSATLPIEPQPNRSTLEEVNERLQHLEEIMDRNTKITETFVFSKWDKNRSFGSHVTDNSYDVSKLFNSKLFNKI, encoded by the exons A TGACACAGGAGGAAGCCAACTCCTTCAGGGATGATGAATTTCATTTACCTACACTACCAAGTGAAGACTGGGAGATGAATGTATTCCTGAATGAGTTGGCTGACGATCTGACAAAGGAAGATCTCAAAAAGATGAAATACTTACTAACAG GTTTAAACGGAACCGGTAAAAGAGTACTTGAAGTAATTAACGATGGTCTTGACCTTTTTGAACATCTGAAGCAAAAACAAATTCTCACCAGAGACAATGTTATCTGTCTGCAAGCAATGTTGTGGCACACCAAGCGAAAGGACTTACACAATAAGTTTGTACAATTTGCAAGGAAAAGAGGCAATATTGTTCACTTCTATGCCCCGAATGACAAGCCAG AGAATGGTTATGAGTATGTGAAATTTCATATAGGTGGCAAAGAAAAATTAGACCGAAACAAACTCGAGGAACTTCGAATGCTTGTTAGTCGTGTTATTTGTGTGCCACTAAGTTTTATCATTGTTAGTGGAATAGAAGCAACAAATAGCATTCTTATCACGTTCATGGTTCCAGAGGGATACGCAAATGTTCTATCTGATCTAGTAGATAAAGAAAAAGATTATTTAGGTTGTAAAGGGGTAGATGCAATATGGTACAACGGATGTCTAATCAATTGTATAG acGTTAAGTGTCCCGATGAGAATGAGGAAATTGACAAAGACGCAGAGGTTAAAATTCTTCTGGACCAGAAATCCAAACTCAATAAAAATGTTGAAGACCTGCAAATTGAGGTATTAAAACTCCAACAAAAGCTAAGAGGGTGTCAGAAAAGGGAAGGCGACACGCAGAAAAATGCTCAGACCAGAATAGCTACTATTGCCGGTGTTCTTGTCCAACAATTCGTCGGTGCCGTGCATACTCCGGAGAAGATGTCGCTCGAAAATATGGCTTTGAAGAATGCAACTAAACAAATGAGTCATACCCTGAAAAAAATGGAAGGGTTAGGATATGACACAGAATTAATTCAATACTTGCTTGATGCCAATACAATAGTTACGAGAACAAAGATAGGATCTGATGATGCATTAGTTTCAACAATTCAACAACATGAAATCACGAGACTCCAAAACGATTTGTGTGTTCTACAGTACGAACGCGACAAACTTGCATATCTATTAGAAGTTGGAATATCCGAACCCGTATTGACCAGAAATGAGAGTTACCTTCTACATTTCCTTACTTCATTAGTCCCGATGCAGGTTACAGAAACAGTGAAAGTTTCTGTct cACAAACTAAAGAAATGAATATTGACATCTTGCAAAATATTCTGACTGGAATTTTCAAGACATGGCAAGACACTCTTAGTAAAGAGGAGAAAGTAATCCTTTGTAACAAATTCCTTCCATCCAGTGATAGTAGAAAGGCTTTTAAAGAATCAAAGCTTCTACTTTTAGAATACTTGTGGCTTAATTATGCAAAATCCAATGGGCTCCAGTCTGCCAACTTTC atttgtggATGGTAAATATACTAGCAACTATCAAAAGAATGGATCTCTGTGAAAGCTGGATATCAAAAGCGTCCGTTTTCATAAAGGCGTTTACAAACGGAGAAAACCAAGAGGATGATGATGTCACGTCCTTAAATTCCACATCGAAAGTAGAAAAGAAGAGTTCCAAGAAGTCCCAACATCCAAGCAATGGGAAAAAGGGCAAACCAAGCAAGCAATCTGCAACACTCCCCATAGAACCACAGCCAAATCGTTCAACATTAGAAGAAGTCAATGAAAGGCTACAACATTTAGAAGAAATAATGGATAGGAACACGAAGATAACAGAAACCTTTGTTTTTAGTAAATGGGACAAAAATAGGAGCTTTGGGTCACATGTTACAGACAATTCATATGATGTGTCAAAGTTATTTAACAGCAaactttttaacaaaatttaa